CTCGTACACGTACTCGTCCAGGTTGAACGTCGTCACCACGAGGACCTTGGCGGGGTTCGCCACGCCCGTGCCCGCCAACAGTCGCGTCGCCTCGATGCCGTCGAGCACCGGCATCCGGACGTCCATCACCACCACGTCCGGGGAAAGCCGCTCGGCGAGGTCGATCGCGGCACGCCCGTCCCCGCACTCTCCCACGACCTCCATGTCCGGCTGCGCGTCGATGATCGTCGCGAAGCCGGTGCGGATCAGTGCTTGGTCGTCGCACACCAGCACACGCACCGGTGCGGTCACGACGGGTTCTCCGCCGGGATGCGGGCGCGCACGACGAAGCCGCCGTCCCGCCTGCCCGCGCTGAACTCGCCGCCGAGCACGTCGACCCGGTCGCGCAGCCCGGTGAGACCCCGACCGCTGCCACCGGGCGACGCGGCGGACGAACCCCCGCCTTCAGTGCCGACCTCCACCACGATCTCGCTTTCGCCGTGCCGCACGTGCACCGTGGTCCGGCTGCCGTGCGCGTGTTTGAGCGCGTTGGTCAACGCCTCCTGCACCACCCGGTACGCCACCACCTTCGCGCTCCCCGCCGGCGGCACGCCCTCCTCGGTGAACTCGACCGGCTGCCCGGCCTGCCTGGTCTGCTCCACGAGCGCGCTCAGCTCGCCGACGGACGGCGTGCGCGGATCGGCGTCGTGGTCCGGGTTCAGCAGGTCGAGCAGGTGCCGCAGGTCCGCGATGGACCTGCGGCCGGTGTCGCTGATCGCGCCCAGCGTCTGGTCGAGGCGTTCGGGAGACCCGCTCAGGTACCGCGCCGCCTCGGCCTGCACGACCATCGCCGTCACGTGGTGGGTCACGACGTCGTGCAGCTCCCGGGCGATGCGGGTGCGTTCCGCGAGCCTGGTCGCCTCGGCCACGTGACGGCGGCGCTCCACCTCCGCGGCCCTCGACTGCCGGAGCCACGCCCCGGTCGCCCACGCGGCGGCCATCACCAGGTAGAACGTCACGAACCCGGCCACGCCCTCGGTGGACCCGTTCCGGTCGAGCGCGAGGGCCAACGGCACGTACGCCGCGGAGGCCAGTGCGGCGGCGGCGCGCCGGTGGCGGTCCAGGTGCAGCCCCGTGCTCAGCAGCGCGATGGGCAGCGCGGTGCCCGCGACCGCGTGGTAGCCGAGGAGCTGATCGGCCGCGAACCCGACGCACACCAGTGCGAGGCAGACGATCGGCCACCGCCTGCGCACGATCAGCGGCAGGCATTCCAGCGCGACCACGGCCACGGCCAACGCGTCCATCGGGCGGGTCGGCAGGTCGCCGAGCTGCGTTCCCCGGCTGTGCAGGGCGGGTACCAGCGAAGCCAGCGCCAGCACGAGCGCGAGAGGGACGTCCCGGACCGTGACGTCCCAGCGCCGCCACAGGTCGGGGACCTGCCGAAGGACGGTCACCCGGCGAGCGTAGTGGCGGGGGCCGAGCGGCGGCGCAGGGGCACCAGGTTGCCCCGCCGCCGGGCCAGCCACATGAACACGACCGTCACCAGGACGCCGGCCAGCACCGAGTACGCGCTCGCCTCCGGGCCGAACTCGCCGCCGCTGAGCAAGTACGCGCCGGACGTCACGCCGTCCAGCAGCCCTTGCGGAGCGTCCCCGCCGGAGACACTGGTGCTGAAGATGCCGCCTTGGGCGAAGTTCCAGCCGAAGTGCACGCCGATGGGCACCCACAGGTTGCGTGTGGCGGCGTAGACGGCGGCCAGCATGAATCCCGCCTCGACCGCGATGGCGAACGCGGTCCACAAGTTGGCGTTCGCGTTGAACAGGTGCGCCGCACCGAACAACAGCCCGGTGAGCGCGAGCGACGCCCACGTGCCGATGCGTTGTTCGATGACGCGGAAGAGGATGCCGCGGAAGAGCAGCTCCTCCACCACGACCGCGGCGGCCATGTAGCCGAGCAACGTCACCGCACCCGCGGGCGAACCCCAGCCCAGCACGTCGTAGCCGCCGAGGAACGCGATGTTCGCGATGACGACGGCGAACATGCCGAGACCGATCAGCAGCCCTCGCCCGAACGCGGGGGCGGCTCCCGTCAACGCGACCTCGATCGGCGCCCGACGCTCCGTCCGCTGCACCACCCACGCGTACACGTACAGCGACAGCGCCGCCGTGCCGAAACCGAATACGAGGGTGAAGAGCATGTTCCACTGCATTGCGACGACGATCGCATTGCCCGCGAAAGCGACCAGCGCGACCGCCCCGAGCTGCAACAACACTCGCATGACCAATCCTTCGTGAGGTGTCCGCGGCACGGTGCGCCGCGGTTACCCGAACGCTAAGGATTCGCCGGCCCGAAAACGTCACCGCGCAGTGGACACTTGTGCGTAGCTCGCGCGGGGGACAAGCCAGGTGATCAGTGAGGTCGAAGCCACGACTACGGCGGGTTGTGAACGACGAAGCACGCTCTGTATACAGGCGTCATGAGAGGCGATTGGGGAGTCAGGCTCGCCGGTGTGCTCATGGCCGTGGCGGCGGTGGCGCTCGTCGACCCACTGCTGTCCCAGTGGTATTGGCCGATGCTGGTCGGCGTGCTGGTCGCCGCGTTGAGCGCCTACCTCTTCGCCCACGGCGTGAACCGGATTCCCGGCGCGTCGCCCAAGGCGGTCGCCGGGCTGACGGCGGCCGGGTTGATCCTGGCAACGGGCATCGCCGTGGTGGCCACGCAGAACCGGACCGGCACGTTGTTGCAGGCGCTCGTGATCGCCCTGCTGCCGTACGTGGGGTTCCGACTCGTGGTGTGGGTGGTGGACCGGTTCACACCGTCGTTCACCGTTTCCTTGTTGGCCGGACTGGCTGGGATGGCGGTGTTCGCCGCCGCCATGCCGCTACTGGCATCCGGCCGCCCGAACCTGTCGACGTGGGACTGCATCGCCATCGCCGCCGTGGCCGACCTCCTGGTGGGACTCCTGATCGGCGTCCTGCTCAAGCCCCTCTTCACGGCCGGCGCCGCCCGATCCTCCTAGAACCGGCCCGCGAACAAGAGAACTCCCGGCGGAGCGGCGCTGTGACAACGTCCGATCCACCGGGAGTTCTCCCGCGGCAAGCTAGAAAGAGTTGCCGAACGCGCTGGACAGGTACCCCTTCGCGTCCCGGAGGGCCTCGTCGATGATGCGGGCCGCTTCCCTCGCCTGCTCCGGCTCGTGCGCGGCCTGAACCTGCAACCGGAAGCGCGAGGCGCCGGTCGGGGTGACCGGGAACTCGACCATGAACGCGAGCACCCCGCGGTCGAACAGCAGGCGGTTGACCGTGCGGGCGAGCTTCTCGTTGCCGATCAGCACCGGCACGATCGGGCTCGGCGAGCCCATGCAGGTCAACCCGCGCGTCGTCAGCTCGTCGCGCAGGGCGTGGATGGCGGAGAACAGCCGTCCGCGCAGGGCCTCGCCCTCGTCGGTGCGGATGATCTGGGCCGCCTTGAGCACCACCGCGGTCTGCATGGGTGACAGGGCGTTGGAGAAGAAGTGCGGCCCGGCGAACATCTTGATGTACTGCTTCACCGCGGGCGACTTGGCCGCGACGAAGCCGCCGTTGGAGGCGAAGGTCTTCGAGAACGCGCCCATGACCAGGTCGACCTTGCCCAGCATGTCCTGCATGCCCAGTACACCGGTGCCGCCGGGACCCATCGAGCCGAGGTCGTGGGCGACGTCGACCAGCAGGGTCGCGTCGTAGGCGTGGCAGACCTCTTGCAGGGCGACGACGTCCGGCCAGTCGGCGTCAACCGAGAACAGGCCGTCGGTGATGACCATGATGCCGTTGTGGGTGTCGGTGGTGCGGATCCGGGCCAGGTGGGTGCGCACGGCCTCGACGTCGAGGTGGGTGTAGCGGGTGATGTTCTTGGTCGCCGCACGCGCTCCCGACTGGAGGCACGAGTGGGCCAGGCGGTCGATCAGGATGTGGTCTTCCTGGCGGACCAGGCCGGTGACGGTGCCGAACCCCGCCGACCACCCGTTCGAGAACAGCGTGACGTGCTCAAGGCCGACCAGCTCGCCGAGGGCGGCCTCCAGCTCGTCGGAGATGCGGGTGTTGCCCAGCACCATCGGCGACCCGGCGCTGTGCGGGCCGAAGTCGCGCATCGCCCTGACCGCCGCCTCCCGGATCTCCGGGTGGGCGTTGAACGACAGGTAGTCCTGGGAGTTGAAGTTGATGCCCCGGGCGGGTTTGCTCAGGTCGTTGGTGATGGTCGCGACGCCGCCGGGCGCCGCCTCCAGGACCCGGGAGTACTGCCAGGTCTCGGTGCGCCTGCGCGCCTCCACCCAGCCGTGGAACTCCTCGGTCCGGCCGAGCAGGTTGGCCCCGACGGGCCGGAAGAAGTCGTAGGCGTTCTTGTCGAGCGCGTAGTCCTCGTCGGGGTCGATCGAGGGCGCGGCCGTCGTCGCCGGCTCCCACATCGGCTCCAGGTCGGCCCGGATCGCGGGGTAGTCCTCGCCGAAGAAGCGGACCACCTCGTCCTCCTGGAGGGTGTCCAGCTCCTCCAGGTCCTCCCACGGGATGTGGCTCGCCCAGTTCCGCATCATGTCCGACACCTCGCGCGCGGCCTCGGCGACGGCCTTGGCGGCGGCGAGCGGCTCGGTGCCCGCCGCGTCGGCCGCGGCGATGAGCGCGGCGACGACCTCGCCGTCCTCGCGCTGGTGTGCCAGGGTGCCGGTCATCGGGCCGCCTCCGCTTCCACCCGCAGGAACGGGTTCCGTTGGTGCTCGCGGTATGTCGCCTCGAAGTCGGCGAACGCGCTGTGGTCGAGCGAGGATTCCTTGGCCGTGTCGTTCAGCAGGAACACGTTGGACGGGTCGAAGAACTCCGAGACCGGCGCCACGTCGACGTGGGTGGCGATGAAGCGGTCGATCTCCGCCTGGTTGCCGCGCAGGATCGCGAACAGTTGCAGCTCGTCGTGCCGCAGCGGCTTCATCTCCGCGAGCGTGCACACGTAGTCGTAGTAGGCCGCGGCGGTCTGGCTGCGCCGCTTGGCGGCGTACCCGGCCATGGCGGTGTCCCGGTCGGTCTCGCCGCCGAGCCACCGGCCGACCGACTCGGCGGCCAGCTCCGCGTCGCGCAGGGCGTGGGTGATCCCGAGCGCCGTGCACTGGTCCTTGAACGACGCGGCGTCGCCGACCAGCACCCAGCCGGGCCCGTGCAGCTGCCTCAGGTACGCGGCCTGGTCGAGCGTCCCGTAGAAGCGCTCCTCCCGCTGCGCCCCCGCCACGGTGTCCGCGGCCTCTTCGCTGATCAGTCCGAGCGCGCGGTGGAAGTTGCCCTCGACATCGGCCCGGAACTCCGCGGCCCACTCACTCGGGCCCCACGTCAGCACCATGGTCTGCCCGTTGTTGGTGGAGGCCATCGCCATCCCGAGCCGGCCGCGCCGGTGGATCTGCGCCTCGCGGTCGGGGATGCCGCTGAAGTAGCTCCAATAGGCGAACGTGCACCGCGGCCGTTCGTCGAACTTCTCGACTCCGAGAGCGCGCGCGACGAAAGAGTTGCGCCCGTCGGCCCCGATCACCACCTGCGCGTGCTCGACCGTGCCGTCCCGGCCCTTGATGCCGATGACGGTTCCGTCTTCATCCCGCAGGAGCTCCTTGACGGTGTACCCCTCACGGAACTCCACTCCGGCCTGCACCGCGTTGTCGACCAGCATCTTGTCCAGCACGTGTCGGCGGATCGAGAAGTAGTCCGTGGTGATCCCGCTGTCGTCGTCGTGCAGCAACCGGAACTGGTTGCGCAGCAGCTCGTCGGGAACGCTGCCGCGTAACGAGATGCCGTTGTTGACCACAGTGACGTTGGTGTGCGCGGGCGTCACGGCCCGGACCTGGTCCAGAATCCCCAGCCGGTTCAGGTAGGAAGCCCCGTGCGGCCAGACGAAATGCGTGGACAGCACATCACTGGGAAACCGCGACCGGTCCACCACCAACACCCGGAGTCCTCGCCGGGCCAGGTGCGTCCCGACAGCGGCCCCGGCACACCGGCCACCTATTACAATAGCGTTGTACATCGGGCCATCCCAACAGGACAGTCACATCCTGTACAGAGCCGAATGGCCGAGCAACCCCCTATTTTTCACGACCTCGGCCATTTCTCGACAGTGATCGGCGAATTGGCGCGTGAATGAGTCGGATGCCCGATAGGGGCGCGTCTGATCGACATTAGTGTGGTGATGTCGATTCCTCGCGCTGTCCCGCGGTTCCGTCCATTGATCGGATGATGATAGCGCTCCCATGAAGGAGTGGGTCGACCGGGTTGGCCACTCGCCGAGCACTTGGCAAAAGCCCTGCTAGCGCGTGATCGGCAGCTTATGCGTGAACGTGGTCGGGTCGTGGCGTCGGGATGACGCCACGACCTCGGGTGTTCCGGTCACTGGTAGCCGCGGATCTGGCAGAAGGCGCGGTCGAGCGGTTCGTGCCGGGCGTCCCAGACCGCTCCGCCGGTGGCCTGCGCGACCTCGCGCATCGCGCCCTCGGCGGCCTCGCCGAACAGGATCGGGAACACCGGCACGGCATCCGACCGACCGCCGAGGAACGTCCGGTACTCCGGTAGCCCCACGCCTTGGCGGTTCTCGCCGTCGGTCATCAGCACGATGCTGGCGAACCGGTCGCGCGTGTCGCCGAGCAGTTCGTAGGAGCGGATCAGGCTGTCGTAGACGGCGGTGTCGCCACCGGCCGCCAAGCCCTGGACCGCGGCGCCGATGGAGGTCAGGGTGGTCTGGGGCGCGGCCTCGTCCACCGTGAACGTCAGGGGTGTGCCCGGCGCCTGGTTGAACGGCAGCAGGATCACCTCCTCGCGTCCGCGGAAGCGGCAGAACCGGCCGGCCAAGGACTCGTCCGCGCCGGTGAGACCGCTGAGCGCCTGCTTGAGCTGCCCGATCCGCTCTCCTTCCATCGATCCCGACACGTCCAGCACGTAGACCGTGCGTGCCGGGCGGCGCAGTCGGTCGGCGTAGGCGTCCAGGAGGGCGTCGATCACGGCCCGGTTGTCCGGGAACGGGATCTCCGCCAGGTTGGCGGGCACGTCGGGCGGCAACGGCACACCCGGCACGGCCGGACGCCGGTTGGTCTGCTCGGTGATGGCGCGCTGCGCCTCCGGGGTGCGCAGGTACTCGCCCAGCCGCCGGTGCGCGTCACGGGCTTCGGTGCTCGCGCCGCTGAGCACCGTGAGCGGGTAGTCGGCGCTGACCACGCCGTCCTGTGGGTACACCGGGACCAGCCGCTCGGCCAGCTTCCCGGACCGGTTGAGCGACAGCAGTGACGCCTCGTAGGTGATCAGGGCGTCGACCGGCTCGCCTGGGTCGGCCCCGGTGGCGCGGCGGACGAACGCGTCGCCGAGCCAGTCCGACGAGCCCGCGGTGATGCGGTGCCCCGTGAACAGGCGCGACAGCGGTGCGGAGACCCGGGTGATCGCGTCGAGGTCGAGCACGCGCCCGCCGCCGTCCAGCGCGGTGGCCACCGCGACCAGCGCGGAGAACCCGGTGTTGGACGCGGCGGGGTCGGTCATGGCGAAGGTCAGCGCGCCGCGGTCCACCGCCGCGGCCACGTCCGCCCACGTCACCGGCGCGCGGTCCCAGCCCAGTTCGCGGGCGACCGGCTCGCGCAGGCCGAGCACCACCGGTGAGGTCATGACCTGCGCCTCGGACCCCAGGCGGCTGCGGCCCTCGGGGATCGTGCGCAGGTAACGGGTGGAGGAGAACCACACCGCGTCGTGGACGCCGTCGGCCTTGCCCTCGGCGACCTTCTGCGCCCCGTCGAGGCTGCCGGTGAACTCCAGCTCGACCTTCACCCCGGTCGCCTGCTCGGCCTGCTGGAGCACGGGCCGCAGGTCCGCCAGCTCACTGCCCGCCAGGACGCGCAGCGTGGTGGGCGGTCCGGACAGCGACGCCGTCGACTGGGGGGCGGGGTCCGGTGCGGTGGCGGTGCACGCGGTGAGGGCTGCGGTGGTCAGGGCCGCTGTCAGGAGGCGGCGCGTGCGGTGGCGCCTCACGGGCACCCCTTCCCGGAACGCTGGATGCGAGCCAGCTCGTCCAGCATGGATTCCAGCACCTCGAACGACGGCGACTCGATCACGGAGACCGGCGACTTGTCCGCGCCGACCGGTTGTGCCGTGGGCGACTCCGGCCGGAAGCCGTGCTCCGCGGCGAGCCCCACGAGCACCTGGTCGTCGCGCAGGGCCCGGCCGAGCTGCCTGCCCGTGTCGTCGAACGGGATCAGGGTGTGCCGCGAGTACACGGTGGGCCGCGGGTAGAGCATCACCGCGTCGCGCGGCAGCACGGGCGCGGGAGACCTGGTGAGGAACTGCGCCTCGTACACCAGGCCGATCGGGACCCGGCCGTAGCCCTTGGTCAGGTAGTCGTTGAACAGGTCCTGGCTGGTGCGCTGCTTGTCGCCTTGCCGCCCCACCAGCGCGCACAGGTCCGGCACCACCCGCTGGACCTCTTCGGAGGTCTGGACGACGGAGCCGTTGTTGGCCACGTGGGAGGCCACGGACAGGAACATGATCGCCGAGTTGGAGTCCTGGGGA
This is a stretch of genomic DNA from Saccharothrix ecbatanensis. It encodes these proteins:
- a CDS encoding NAD(P)/FAD-dependent oxidoreductase, translating into MYNAIVIGGRCAGAAVGTHLARRGLRVLVVDRSRFPSDVLSTHFVWPHGASYLNRLGILDQVRAVTPAHTNVTVVNNGISLRGSVPDELLRNQFRLLHDDDSGITTDYFSIRRHVLDKMLVDNAVQAGVEFREGYTVKELLRDEDGTVIGIKGRDGTVEHAQVVIGADGRNSFVARALGVEKFDERPRCTFAYWSYFSGIPDREAQIHRRGRLGMAMASTNNGQTMVLTWGPSEWAAEFRADVEGNFHRALGLISEEAADTVAGAQREERFYGTLDQAAYLRQLHGPGWVLVGDAASFKDQCTALGITHALRDAELAAESVGRWLGGETDRDTAMAGYAAKRRSQTAAAYYDYVCTLAEMKPLRHDELQLFAILRGNQAEIDRFIATHVDVAPVSEFFDPSNVFLLNDTAKESSLDHSAFADFEATYREHQRNPFLRVEAEAAR
- a CDS encoding sensor histidine kinase — encoded protein: MTVLRQVPDLWRRWDVTVRDVPLALVLALASLVPALHSRGTQLGDLPTRPMDALAVAVVALECLPLIVRRRWPIVCLALVCVGFAADQLLGYHAVAGTALPIALLSTGLHLDRHRRAAAALASAAYVPLALALDRNGSTEGVAGFVTFYLVMAAAWATGAWLRQSRAAEVERRRHVAEATRLAERTRIARELHDVVTHHVTAMVVQAEAARYLSGSPERLDQTLGAISDTGRRSIADLRHLLDLLNPDHDADPRTPSVGELSALVEQTRQAGQPVEFTEEGVPPAGSAKVVAYRVVQEALTNALKHAHGSRTTVHVRHGESEIVVEVGTEGGGSSAASPGGSGRGLTGLRDRVDVLGGEFSAGRRDGGFVVRARIPAENPS
- a CDS encoding aminotransferase class I/II-fold pyridoxal phosphate-dependent enzyme, coding for MTGTLAHQREDGEVVAALIAAADAAGTEPLAAAKAVAEAAREVSDMMRNWASHIPWEDLEELDTLQEDEVVRFFGEDYPAIRADLEPMWEPATTAAPSIDPDEDYALDKNAYDFFRPVGANLLGRTEEFHGWVEARRRTETWQYSRVLEAAPGGVATITNDLSKPARGINFNSQDYLSFNAHPEIREAAVRAMRDFGPHSAGSPMVLGNTRISDELEAALGELVGLEHVTLFSNGWSAGFGTVTGLVRQEDHILIDRLAHSCLQSGARAATKNITRYTHLDVEAVRTHLARIRTTDTHNGIMVITDGLFSVDADWPDVVALQEVCHAYDATLLVDVAHDLGSMGPGGTGVLGMQDMLGKVDLVMGAFSKTFASNGGFVAAKSPAVKQYIKMFAGPHFFSNALSPMQTAVVLKAAQIIRTDEGEALRGRLFSAIHALRDELTTRGLTCMGSPSPIVPVLIGNEKLARTVNRLLFDRGVLAFMVEFPVTPTGASRFRLQVQAAHEPEQAREAARIIDEALRDAKGYLSSAFGNSF
- a CDS encoding substrate-binding and VWA domain-containing protein yields the protein MRRHRTRRLLTAALTTAALTACTATAPDPAPQSTASLSGPPTTLRVLAGSELADLRPVLQQAEQATGVKVELEFTGSLDGAQKVAEGKADGVHDAVWFSSTRYLRTIPEGRSRLGSEAQVMTSPVVLGLREPVARELGWDRAPVTWADVAAAVDRGALTFAMTDPAASNTGFSALVAVATALDGGGRVLDLDAITRVSAPLSRLFTGHRITAGSSDWLGDAFVRRATGADPGEPVDALITYEASLLSLNRSGKLAERLVPVYPQDGVVSADYPLTVLSGASTEARDAHRRLGEYLRTPEAQRAITEQTNRRPAVPGVPLPPDVPANLAEIPFPDNRAVIDALLDAYADRLRRPARTVYVLDVSGSMEGERIGQLKQALSGLTGADESLAGRFCRFRGREEVILLPFNQAPGTPLTFTVDEAAPQTTLTSIGAAVQGLAAGGDTAVYDSLIRSYELLGDTRDRFASIVLMTDGENRQGVGLPEYRTFLGGRSDAVPVFPILFGEAAEGAMREVAQATGGAVWDARHEPLDRAFCQIRGYQ
- a CDS encoding CPBP family intramembrane glutamic endopeptidase: MRVLLQLGAVALVAFAGNAIVVAMQWNMLFTLVFGFGTAALSLYVYAWVVQRTERRAPIEVALTGAAPAFGRGLLIGLGMFAVVIANIAFLGGYDVLGWGSPAGAVTLLGYMAAAVVVEELLFRGILFRVIEQRIGTWASLALTGLLFGAAHLFNANANLWTAFAIAVEAGFMLAAVYAATRNLWVPIGVHFGWNFAQGGIFSTSVSGGDAPQGLLDGVTSGAYLLSGGEFGPEASAYSVLAGVLVTVVFMWLARRRGNLVPLRRRSAPATTLAG